The sequence ATAAAGACCGGCTACTCAAACTCGACCTGCTGCTGGCGACCCAGGGCTGGCGGCGTTTTACCTGGGATAAGGTGCTGGCCGAAACGCTGGCAGCGACACAGTACCCGGTCGATCCGGGCCTGACACTCACTGGCACGGTATACCGGGGTACGTCGCGCAACCCGGCCGCCAACGTAGCCCTGACCGTGATGATGACCCGTAAAGACTCGACGCGCGACCTGTTTACGGCCACCTCCGATGTGCAGGGCCGCTTTTTGGTTGCCGAAGCCGAATTGGTTGATACCACCTCGGTGTTTGTGCAGGCCAGCCAGGGTAACAACCGCAACTTCACGGTCACGCTCGACAAGCTGTTTTCGCCCGCCGTGCGGCTGGTTCGCCCGCCCTTCGTTCCGTTCGACGTGGCTTACGACGAGCTGGCTGAATTTCTGAAACGGCAGGGCGAATACCAGGCCATCGAGGCGCAGATCCGGCGCAACCGCGAGATTCAGTTGCAGGCGGTGGTCGTGAAAGCTAAAAAGGCCGACCCGTATGCCCAGCAACGGGGGCTGTTCGGTCGCCCTGATGCCAGTATCAAAGTCGATGATATCAACTCGGCGGGCGCGCTTACCGTCTTCGACATTCTGCGGGCGCGGGTGGCGGGCGTTACCGTCACGGGTACGGGCATGGATGCGTCGGTGCAAATTCGGGGGGCGGCCAATTTCAGCGGCCCCATCGAGCCGCAGTTCATGATCGATGGCATGCCCGTCGACAAATCGGCGGTGGCGTCGATGAGTCCGCGCGACGTAGCGTATATCGACGTGATCAAAGGCGCGGGAGCCGCCATGCTGGGGTCCCGTGGGGCCGGGGGTGGCATCAACGTGATCACCCGACGCGGAGGCGACACCGGCGATTACCTGAATAAGGTGGTGCCCGGTGTACGGGTCGAGAAAGTGGTGGGCTATATGCCGAAACGGGAATTTTACGCTCCCCGCTACGACAACCCGACGCCCGAAGAGAAAGTACGCCCCGACTACCGAGCTACGCTCTACTGGGCCCCAATGGTGAAGACCGACGCCTCTGGCAAAGCGACCGTATCGTTTTTCGCGTCCGACGCCAAAACGACGCTCAACATTCACACCGAAGGCACGACCCTGACCGGGCAACCGGGAGCCGGTGAGACAACCCTGAAAGTGCAATAAAGACAATACAACACCTCGCGGTTGGCGTTTATACAGTACGCCAACCGCGAAGGCAATTCATCAACCAACGAGATTACCCCAATGACATTCGACGATCTGTTTCCCAATCTGGCCGCCTGGGCCGAGTTGGGCTATGAACTCCACATCAACCACCCACAATCGAAAGCGCTGATCCAGGGCGTTGTCGACGGCAGCCCCGTCTATCAATCGCCCCCCGACACCCGCGACCTGCAACAGGCCCTCACCCTCGCCGACGCCGCCCTCGGCGAGTGGCTCGACGAAAATGAGGACGATTAGCGCGCCCTAGGCTACCTTTGCCGCGTCCATTAACGTACCTGCGCTTTGTTACTCGCCTTACCCATCTGCCTCGCTCTATCCACTGGTTTTGTGGTCGTGGGCGTTTACACCGAACGGAAGCTATCGGCCTTCATTCAGGACCGGCTGGGGCCGATGGAGGTGGGTAAATGGGGCCTGCTTCAGCTCATCGCCGATTTGCTGAAGCTGCTTCAGAAAGAAGACATTGTGCCTCGTGCGGCCGACCGAAATCTATTCCTGCTGGCTCCGGCGGTCATCTTCGCCTCGGTGTTTGCGGGCTACGCAGTGCTACCCTTTACACCCGATCTGCAAGGGTCGGCGGCAGCGGTAGGCGTGTTCTACCTGATGGCCGTCCTCTCGTTCGACGTGGTGGGTATTCTGATGGCGGGCTGGGCGTCCAACAACAAGTACTCGCTCTTTGGCGCCATCCGCTCGGTCGCACAGATCGTTTCCTACGAAATTCCGCTGGGCTTCACCATCCTGTGCGCCGTCCTGGCCGGGCAAACGCTGAACCTTCAGGAGCTTAGTTTTCAGCAGGGCATCTACACCCCTCAGACCAACTACCTGTTTGGCCTGAAAGCGACGGGTATCGACGTGACCGACTGGGGCGGCATTTTCGCCTGGAACATCCTGCGTAATCCGTTTTTGCTACCGGCTTACGTTATCTTCTTCATCTGCACACTGGCCGAAAGCAACCGCGCGCCCTTCGATTTGCCCGAAGGCGAATCCGAAATCGTGTCGGGTTTTCAGACCGAATATTCGGGTATGCGCTGGGCACTGCTCTTCCTGTCGGAATACGCCATGATGCTGCTGGTGTCATTTCTAGGCGCGATTCTGTTTTTGGGTAGCTGGAACACGCCCCTGCCCAACATCGGCCCCGTTCGGCTGGCCGACTGGACAAGCGGCGAACCGGGTACCGTCTGGGGCAACGTAACCGCCGTCTTCTGGCTATTCAGCAAAGCGTTTCTGGCGGTGCTGGTGCAGATGTGGGTACGTTGGACGCTGCCCCGCATCCGCATCGATCAGATGATGTATCTCTGCTGGAAAGTGCTCACTCCTGCCGCCCTGTTGCTGTTCCTGATCTCGGCCATCTGGCGATTGCTATAGGGTCGTTTTCACCACAGAGCCACAGGAAGCCGCCAAGTTATCTGGTGCTCTCTGTGGCTCTATGGTGAACTAGATTAAGCTTCTTTCTTCTCGGGAATCAGGTATGAGGCCAATACGCTGGTCGCCAGAATGCCCAGAATCACGTAGAGGCTGTAGACGGGTTTAAAGCCCCAGTCTTCCAGCTGGTGTTCGAGCAACATCTTCACGCCAATGAACGTCAGCAGTACGGCCAACCCCGTTTTCAGGAAGCGGAACTGGCTCATGATGCTCGACAGGAAGAAGAACATCGACCGTAGCCCCATGATGGCAAACACGTTGGAGAAAAAGACGATGTAGGGGTCTTTGGTGATCGAGAAAATGGCCGGAATCGAATCGACGGCGAAGATCAGATCGGTGAAGGCCACGACCACCACCACGATAAATAAAGGCGTGACAAACAGCTTGTTATCCGATTTACGGCGGATAAAAAAGTTATCGGTCACATTACGCCGATAGACGTTGAAGTACTTCGACACGAACCGCACCACCGGATGGTTCTTGGTGTCGATCTGTTCGTCTTCTTCTTTCTGGAAAAAGAGCTGAGCCCCCGTGTAGACCAGAAACGCGCCGAAAATATAGATAATCCATTCGAAGCGCTGTAGCAGTGCCGCCCCCAGGAAAATAAAGACGAACCGGAGGATGATAGCCCCCAGGATACCCCACACCAGGATCTTTTTGTAGTACCGTTCTCGGACACCGAACGAACTGAAAATCAAGATAAAGACAAAGATGTTATCGGCCGACAGGGAGTACTCTACCAAATAGCCCGTAATGTATTCGAGGGCCATATTTTTCTGGAAGATCGACAGGTTTTCGGCGAACGTACTGGCCGTTAGCTGAACGTGATCGGCGTATTTGTCGCGCACTTCCTGCAAGTGTTCCGGCGTGGTGATGCCGTGCACCAGATAGCCATAGCGGCTCAGGAAGAAATAGAAAATCACGGAAAGGCCGACCCAGACGGCACTCCAGAAAGCGGCTTCCTTAAAACTGACAACGTGGCTCTGCCGGGCTTTTTTCGACGAAAAAACGCCCAAATCGAGCGACATCACAAAGAGAACAAAAACGGCAAAGCCGAGAAAAAACAATGTTTCGCTGGAGAACATACACAATGAATGACACAGCAAAGTAACGCCACAGCCCCGGAAAAGTTAGTGCTTACGTATAAATCAGGCGAAAACAAACCCAAACCGACCGGCCACTGTGGTAGTACTCAAGGATCGGTCACCTGGCCGGGCTACCGTTCGCGTTGGTAGATGTAATAATTTTCGTCGGGCACGATAGCGGGCGCAAACGCTTTTACGCACTTGAACTGATACGTCCCCTCGTCCGTGTGCAGTTGGTACCGGGTTCCCTCCCGCACGTCGGGGTGCGAGAAGGGATGATAAGCCATGACCAGCAGGCTGTTGGGGTACTTGCGGTTGAAAGCCAGATAACGCGTGAAGAGCACGGAATCAGGTTCGCTCAGGCGGGCTTCGTTCCAGTCATCGGCCTTCCACTGCACATACGAGCCCCAGCGGTTGGTGCTCAGCGTGTATACATCTCGTTGCAGATAACCAGCTACCGGTGTCATCAGGTGATTATAACTTCCCGCAACGGCCACCGTTCCAGGGTAAGTCCGTTTCAGGTACGTTACCAGCGGCCGCGCCATCGAAAAAGCGTAACGGCCATCCATATACGCCGCGTACAAACCAGCAACGCTCTGCACGACCAGCAATACACCAAATAGCCATGACATACCTGTTTGTGGCGCCGCCCCATTGGCGCGGTATACCCAATAACTGACAATCAGCGCGATCATGTAATGGCCATTGTGCCGCAGGCTGCCATGATACCGGGAAAAGGTAAAAGCAATAATGAGCAGCGCCGGAATCAGAAAGATGACTAAACTGACGGGCTCTTTCCGAAAAAACCAACAGATGGCGACCAGACAACACAGGGCGATCAACACGGGTGCCATCGTGCCCGCCAACCAGTTGGTGTTCCAGAAATTGACCTGAAACACCGGGAGGGGAAAGAACCCCTCGTAAATCGTTTTTAGCGAATCAACCAGATTGTCGAAGCGCCATTGCCAGTTCCAGGCGGTATTGAATGAGCCGTCGGGGGGCGTCTTGGTGGCCAGCCACGCCCTTACCAGCCCCACAACCGCCAGGCTCATAGCCAGTAGCGCATTGAGGGTGAGCAACTTCCTGTCTTTCAATAAGCGAAGCAACCAGCCTGCACCAATGCCCAGCCCAACCAGCATGCCAAACGCGTTGGTCTGAAAAAGTAGCGCCAGCCCAACACCCAGCAGAAGTGGGCGTTTCGTGGCCAGCGGCCAGATGGCGGCGATCCCAAAAGCCAGCAGAACACCAATCTGGTAGTTGCGGCTAATGGTTCCGTACTCAAACAGCAGGTAATAGCCAAACAAAAGCAGGGCTTTCTCCCAAAAGCGAAAAGGGCTGCAAAAGACCAGCAGACTGGCAGTAGCCAGGGCTAGTCCCGTATGGACGATCTGTATCAGCACGGCGTCTGTCGACAGTCGCGACACGGGCCAGAGCAGTAGAAACCAGAGATCGGGGTGGCCCTCGTATCGTTTGAGGTAAAGTAATTCGCTCAACGAACGGCTGTGGGTTGCCAGCGTCCAGGCCTGTAGCTCGTCACGCCACATTTCGTGTCGACCTACCAGCACACATAAAACAACCAGATAGCTTATTAAAAGAACCCAATCTGTTCTTTTGGCTCCATAAAGTATCATAAAGAATGCTGTGTGGATCGCTTTGTGCTACGGTATATCAAGATATACGTGCGTAAGTAACTGTAAAAAACCAGTGGTCGCAAGGTTAGTTGATGGCTAGTTATGAAAACTTGGTCCCAACTCCCGGCCGCCGCTGTCAGTTTGATGGCACTTACATCCTATATTTCTTTGAATAGACGTAGTTTTGCAGCAATGTATAATGGTAAAAAAGTGGTGGTCGTGATGCCGGCCTACCGCGCCGCCCTCACACTCGAACGTACCTATCGCGAAATCCCATTTGACCTCGTCGACGAGGTCATTTTGGTCGATGATCATAGCCCCGACAATACCGTCGAGGTAGCGCGGCAATTGGGGATTCAGCATGTGATCCGGCACGACATCAACAAAGGCTACGGGGGCAACCAGAAAACCTGCTACCGCAAAGCCCTCGAAATCGGGGGTGATATCGTAGTGATGCTCCACCCGGATTACCAGTACACGCCGCTGCTGCTCACGGCCATGATTTCGATTATCGGCAACGGGCTCTATCCGGTCGTGTTTGCATCGCGCATTTTGGGCAAAGGCGCCCTGAAAGGAGGCATGCCGATGTATAAATACGTTGCCAACCGCTTCCTGACGCTCACCCAGAACATCCTGATGAATCAGAAACTCTCGGAGTACCACACAGGCTACCGGGCGTTTTCGGGCGAGGTGCTGCGGGCCCTCGACTTCACGCATAACGACGACGATTTCATCTTCGACAACGAGATGATCGCCCAGATTTTCTACAAAGGCTTCGAAATTGCCGAAGTCACCTGCCCCACCAAATACTTCGAGGAAGCCTCGTCCATCAACTTCCGGCGCAGTTCCATCTACGGCCTGGGCGTACTGAAAGTATCGCTGCTCTACCGCCTCACCCGCTGGGGCCTCATCGACTGGAACGTGCTGAAGTAATTGCTTCTGTCCAGCTACTAACGTACCTGCACCTGATCGGTGAAGGCTTTCACGGTATACGTACCTGCGGGGGCGTTGCTTCCGCCGTAGTGCGCCCGGATCTGCATGAGGGTGACACCCAGCTTGTTGCCACCGTGACCATCGTTGTTATCGCTCCAGTAATCGTCGCGGCCCTGCGTCTCGTTATATTCCAGCAAATACGAATCGCCGGTGGCCAGTAGCCCAGCCTGTAGGGTGGTGTCGTTGACTTTTGCCGTTAGCACTGCTTGCATGGCGCCGTCGCGGCCCTGCCCGGCGTAGCTCATGTCGGGTGATGAAGCCCCTTTTTCACCTGCCACGCCTCGTTACCCGTTGTCGTCTGTTCAAAAGCCT comes from Fibrella aestuarina BUZ 2 and encodes:
- a CDS encoding glycosyltransferase family 2 protein; amino-acid sequence: MYNGKKVVVVMPAYRAALTLERTYREIPFDLVDEVILVDDHSPDNTVEVARQLGIQHVIRHDINKGYGGNQKTCYRKALEIGGDIVVMLHPDYQYTPLLLTAMISIIGNGLYPVVFASRILGKGALKGGMPMYKYVANRFLTLTQNILMNQKLSEYHTGYRAFSGEVLRALDFTHNDDDFIFDNEMIAQIFYKGFEIAEVTCPTKYFEEASSINFRRSSIYGLGVLKVSLLYRLTRWGLIDWNVLK
- a CDS encoding complex I subunit 1/NuoH family protein; this encodes MLLALPICLALSTGFVVVGVYTERKLSAFIQDRLGPMEVGKWGLLQLIADLLKLLQKEDIVPRAADRNLFLLAPAVIFASVFAGYAVLPFTPDLQGSAAAVGVFYLMAVLSFDVVGILMAGWASNNKYSLFGAIRSVAQIVSYEIPLGFTILCAVLAGQTLNLQELSFQQGIYTPQTNYLFGLKATGIDVTDWGGIFAWNILRNPFLLPAYVIFFICTLAESNRAPFDLPEGESEIVSGFQTEYSGMRWALLFLSEYAMMLLVSFLGAILFLGSWNTPLPNIGPVRLADWTSGEPGTVWGNVTAVFWLFSKAFLAVLVQMWVRWTLPRIRIDQMMYLCWKVLTPAALLLFLISAIWRLL
- a CDS encoding TerC/Alx family metal homeostasis membrane protein translates to MFSSETLFFLGFAVFVLFVMSLDLGVFSSKKARQSHVVSFKEAAFWSAVWVGLSVIFYFFLSRYGYLVHGITTPEHLQEVRDKYADHVQLTASTFAENLSIFQKNMALEYITGYLVEYSLSADNIFVFILIFSSFGVRERYYKKILVWGILGAIILRFVFIFLGAALLQRFEWIIYIFGAFLVYTGAQLFFQKEEDEQIDTKNHPVVRFVSKYFNVYRRNVTDNFFIRRKSDNKLFVTPLFIVVVVVAFTDLIFAVDSIPAIFSITKDPYIVFFSNVFAIMGLRSMFFFLSSIMSQFRFLKTGLAVLLTFIGVKMLLEHQLEDWGFKPVYSLYVILGILATSVLASYLIPEKKEA